The region AGGTTTGCCATCCTCGCGGCCGGCGAGAAATTCCTGGTCTGTCAGCGTTACTGACTCGAAATGGATGACCTCCATCCGCGCGACCTGCGCGTAGGCAACACGCGAGAGGCCGGCGACGAGGATGAAGAACAAGACGGGAGCGACGTGACGGAAATATGTGCAATATCTTTCACGTGTAAGCATGGCGATGTCCTTTTCATCACGTGTTATTTGGCGACATGATTGAAGTAGATTAGTCCATCCTCTGGCAATTTCCATTCGGCGCTTCCTCAAAAGTGAATCCGGACGCGCATTAGTCCCTTACCTGAACAAACCAACCAATGCTTGAAGTGCTGGGTGAACGGCCGAATGGTTCGAAAACTGCTAGAACCGGCGGTTTTCCCATCCTTGGACTATGCGTTGTTCAAGGGACTCGATGCACATCCACTACGGTTCTTCCCCGCACGCGACCAGCGAGGATATGCTCAGCGCTCGCAAAGACGTCGCCCAGGCCGATGACTGTCGTTATCGCTCCAAGCTTGCGGGCGTCGAAATCGCTGGCGAGTGCATCCCAGGCGGCCTTACGCCGCTCCATCGGACACATCACAGAATCGATGCCGACGAGCTTCACGCCCCGCAAAATGAAAGGCGCCACGCTGGCCGGGAAATCCATACCCTGAGCCAGACCGCAGGCGGTCACGACACCGCCGTATCGCGTTTGAGCACAGGCATTTGCCAGTGTATGTGAGCCAACCGAGTCGACAACTGCCGCCCACCGCTCCTTTTGCAGCGGCTTGCCGGGTGTGGCGAGACCCGCCCGGTCCAGAACCTCCGCTGCACCTAGCGAGAGAAGGTAGTCCGCCTCGTGCAGCTTTCCTGTTGCCGCCACGACCCGATAGCCCCACGCGCTCAAGATGGCGACGGCGACGCTGCCCACACCCCCGCTGGCGCCGGTGACGAGGACATCGCCACTCGCCGGCTTGACGCCTTCGTCGCGGACAGCCAGGCAGCAGAGCATGGCCGTAAAGCCGGCCGTTCCGAGTGACATTGCATCGGAAGTGCTGAAAGCGTTCGGTAGCTCGATGAGCCAGTCGGCTTTGAGCCGAGCACGTTGGGCGAGACAACCCCAGTGCGTTTCACCAAGGCCCCAGCCCGTGACTACGACGCGGTCGCCCGCTTTCCATCTGGGGTCGGCCGATGACTCGACCATCCCGGCGCCGTCAACGCCGGCCACCATCGGCCACACGCGCACGACCGGACTGCTATTGGTAATGGCAAGCCCGTCTTTGTAATTGATGCCAGAGTGTTTAACGCGCACCACAACCTCGCCCTCGGATAGCGGGTTGCTCTCAAGGACGTCGTCCCTGAGATGCTTCAGTTCTGCGGAGAAATGGTCACCATCTTTGTTCAGGTAGACGGCAGTAAAGGACATGTCGGCCTCCAGATAGAAGCAGCTACGGATGCGCCTGACTGGGCACCCGGGAGCACGATGCTTGCAGGGTAGGTACTTCGGTTTTTGTTCTGAAAGTTGTGAAGTCTTCAATCAATTGCTTGACGCGTCGCGAAGCGGTTCGGCCTCATCGTCAATGATAGTCCGACACGCTCGCCCGTCATTGCTTCGCTCGCGGAAACGACGTCGGGCGAGTGTGGCAATGATGAAGCCGCCCGTGGCACGGTGCGACCAATTCATCTATAAGGAAACACAGATGCCCACGCTCGAACAAATCCAGAACCGCTTGAAGAAAATTCAGGCTC is a window of Paraburkholderia sp. IMGN_8 DNA encoding:
- a CDS encoding MDR family oxidoreductase, encoding MSFTAVYLNKDGDHFSAELKHLRDDVLESNPLSEGEVVVRVKHSGINYKDGLAITNSSPVVRVWPMVAGVDGAGMVESSADPRWKAGDRVVVTGWGLGETHWGCLAQRARLKADWLIELPNAFSTSDAMSLGTAGFTAMLCCLAVRDEGVKPASGDVLVTGASGGVGSVAVAILSAWGYRVVAATGKLHEADYLLSLGAAEVLDRAGLATPGKPLQKERWAAVVDSVGSHTLANACAQTRYGGVVTACGLAQGMDFPASVAPFILRGVKLVGIDSVMCPMERRKAAWDALASDFDARKLGAITTVIGLGDVFASAEHILAGRVRGRTVVDVHRVP